From a single Hypomesus transpacificus isolate Combined female chromosome 14, fHypTra1, whole genome shotgun sequence genomic region:
- the lysmd4 gene encoding lysM and putative peptidoglycan-binding domain-containing protein 4: MRRGEPLPQAFQAPVDVHASVDGQVYMFRKRQDDSADSSDEELNVMELRPRGRQEQDRAGCLQLVEREVSDGDNLNKLALQYGCKVADIKRANNLIQEQDLFALKLIKIPVKKHSFLTEAKTELEDPQQATPNSPTPPQLQDRPEASCSGRPHLQDYTDYLKEVDHDIEKLIQTTDAHEEFFSESTEKPPKFGFRGQRLTSYGADWGIQWWNAVVAMLLIGIILPIFYVVYFKTKNTGVTPGDGTGIDSHLSSANSSGTDTVIHRSTDSSQDNVSLGPHKPHRPM, from the exons ATGCGGCGAGGAGaacctctcccccaggccttcCAGGCTCCGGTGGATGTACATGCCAGTGTGGATGGTCAGGTGTACATGTTCAGGAAACGTCAGGATGACTCTGCAGACTCCTCAGATGAGGAGCTGAATGTCATGGAGCTTAGACCACGGGGACGGCAGgagcaggacagagcagggtgtctacagctggtggagagagaagtCTCAGATGGGGACAACCTAAACAAACTGGCTCTGCAGTATGGCTGCAAG GTGGCAGATATTAAAAGAGCTAACAACCTTATTCAGGAACAGGATCTGTTTGCTTTGAAATTGATAAAAATCCCAGTGAAGAAGCATAGTTTTTTGACTGAGGCTAAAACAGAGCTAGAAGACCCACAGCAAGCAACACCAAACTCTCCTACACCACCTCAACTTCAGGACAGACCTGAAGCCAGCTGCTCCGGTAGGCCACATCTGCAGGACTACACAGACTATCTGAAAGAGGTGGACCACGACATTGAGAAACTTATTCAAACCACAGATGCTCATGAGGAGTTTTTTTCTGAAAGCACAGAGAAGCCACCAAAGTTTGGTTTCCGAGGCCAGCGCTTGACCAGCTATGGGGCAGACTGGGGCATCCAGTGGTGGAATGCTGTAGTTGCCATGCTCCTAATAGGCATTATCCTGCCtattttttatgttgtttatttcaaaacaaaaaatactgGTGTGACTCCTGGAGATGGTACTGGGATAGATTCTCACCTCAGTTCAGCAAACAGCTCAGGGACAGACACCGTAATCCATAGGAGTACTGACAGCAGTCAGGACAATGTGTCTCTGGGTCCTCACAAACCACATAGGCCTATGTAA